A portion of the Leifsonia sp. EB41 genome contains these proteins:
- a CDS encoding C40 family peptidase: MTSAPGSHIVSRRSLRTAKAPVAAAPKAVAKAPAPATKESAKPVAKRKGGWILNVGVITVATGIIATMSLPAFAFNPNGADSASFGPSAADSMKKAQAQSVAVGQSVTASAVSRDVATATSQQQLDSQKAAAAATAAAEAARQRAAVSLANYASYSGPSVSDFLANPPYPSFSLAQVFSVAKQYIGTPYVYGGSSPSGFDCSGYVMYVYAQFGISLPHSVSGEAARGTKISIADAQPGDLIVMPGHIGFYAGNGNIMDAPDSGRSISIRPIWTSDYYVVRLGI, from the coding sequence ATGACGTCCGCGCCCGGGTCCCACATCGTCTCCAGGCGGTCGCTCCGCACGGCGAAGGCGCCCGTCGCAGCGGCCCCCAAGGCTGTCGCGAAGGCTCCCGCCCCGGCGACGAAGGAGTCCGCCAAGCCCGTCGCGAAGCGCAAGGGCGGCTGGATCCTCAACGTCGGCGTCATCACCGTCGCGACCGGCATCATCGCGACCATGTCGCTCCCCGCCTTCGCGTTCAATCCCAATGGTGCGGACTCCGCGAGCTTCGGCCCCAGCGCCGCCGACAGCATGAAGAAGGCGCAGGCGCAGTCCGTCGCCGTCGGCCAGAGCGTCACCGCCTCCGCCGTCAGCCGCGACGTCGCCACCGCGACCAGCCAGCAGCAGCTCGACTCGCAGAAGGCGGCAGCCGCCGCCACCGCTGCCGCCGAGGCCGCCCGCCAGCGAGCCGCGGTCTCCCTCGCGAACTACGCCAGCTACTCCGGCCCGTCCGTCTCCGACTTCCTGGCCAACCCGCCCTACCCGAGCTTCAGCCTCGCGCAGGTGTTCTCGGTGGCGAAGCAGTACATCGGCACCCCGTACGTCTACGGCGGCTCCAGCCCGAGCGGCTTCGACTGCTCCGGCTACGTCATGTACGTCTACGCCCAGTTCGGCATCTCCCTCCCGCACTCGGTGTCGGGGGAGGCCGCCCGCGGCACGAAGATCTCGATCGCCGACGCCCAGCCCGGCGACCTGATCGTGATGCCCGGCCACATCGGCTTCTACGCCGGCAACGGCAACATCATGGACGCCCCCGACTCGGGCCGCTCCATTTCCATTCGCCCGATCTGGACCAGCGACTACTACGTCGTCCGGCTCGGTATCTGA